A section of the Phacochoerus africanus isolate WHEZ1 chromosome 4, ROS_Pafr_v1, whole genome shotgun sequence genome encodes:
- the LOC125124567 gene encoding olfactory receptor 2T12-like, producing the protein MENWNLTSDFILLGLLNHTGPHLFLFVMVLTTAFSSSVGNALMLLLILLDPQLHRPMYFLLSQLSLMDMMLVSTVVPKMAADYLTGRNSISPAGCGLQIFFLLTLGGGECFLLAAMSYDRYVAICHPLRYPVLMSWQTCLRMILGSWFLGAADGLMQAAATLTFSYCSSHEIDHFFCEAPSLVRLACADPSVFEYAMYICCVLMLLVPISLILISYSLILTAVLQMHSNEARKKAFATCSSHICVVGLFFGAGIFTYMKPKSYRSANYNKVVSVYYIIFTPVLNPLIYSLRNNDVRGALRKCMDRCLALNHG; encoded by the coding sequence ATGGAAAACTGGAATCTCACTTCAGATTTCATTCTCCTAGGACTCCTTAACCACACAGGACCGCATCTATTTCTCTTTGTGATGGTTCTGACAACTGCCTTCTCCTCCTCAGTGGGCAATGCCCTCATGCTTCTCCTGATTCTCCTGGACCCCCAACTCCACAGGCCCATGTACTTCCTACTGAGCCAACTCTCCCTCATGGACATGATGCTGGTTTCCACAGTTGTGCCCAAAATGGCTGCTGACTACTTGACTGGCAGAAATTCCATCTCCCCTGCTGGCTGTGGGTTGCAGATCTTTTTCCTCCTCACTTTGGGAGGGGGTGAGTGCTTCCTCTTAGCAgccatgtcctatgaccgctatgtcGCTATTTGCCACCCACTGAGATACCCAGTCCTCATGAGCTGGCAAACATGCCTGAGAATGATTTTGGGGTCTTGGTTCCTGGGTGCAGCTGATGGGCTCATGCAGGCTGCTGCTACCCTGACCTTCTCATACTGCAGTTCACATGAGATTGATCATTTCTTTTGTGAGGCTCCCTCTCTGGTGCGTTTGGCTTGTGCTGACCCTTCTGTATTTGAGTATGCCATGTACATCTGCTGTGTGTTAATGCTTCTTGTCCCCATTTCCCTCATCCTGATTTCCTATAGTCTTATCCTCACTGCTGTTCTCCAGATGCATTCTAATGAAGCCCGAAAGAAGGCTTTTGCCACCTGCTCTTCACATATCTGTGTGGTAGGGCTCTTTTTTGGAGCTGGCATTTTTACCTACATGAAACCAAAATCCTACAGGTCAGCTAACTACAATAAAGTTGTGTCAGTATACTATATTATCTTTACCCCTGTGCTGAACCCCCTCATCTATAGTCTGAGGAACAATGATGTCAGGGGAGCCCTGAGAAAGTGTATGGATCGATGTCTTGCCCTAAATCATGGTTAA